A window of Misgurnus anguillicaudatus chromosome 3, ASM2758022v2, whole genome shotgun sequence genomic DNA:
atagtaaactgtagtatatTACATTAATTGCCTTACCTTTGTTCATTTGTAAACTAGTATTATGTGCAATAAACGTCAGAGAACAGATAAACTATAGTAAATTCTGTGATATATGTTAATAATTACAATATTACACTATAGTATCCAGGAATTTTAATACCGTTTAcagtaaacaaatacaaaagtaccctacagattttttttacttaaacagTATGCTTGTTAGGTCTGTAGtttatattagaaaattaaaTCATTGTTTGGAAATAGTAAATATGGTTTTatcttaaaggggtagttcacccaaaaatgaaaattctgtcatcatttactgttaCAAACctgcttacatttttttgttttgataaacacaaagaaaaatattttgaggaatgtttgtaaccaaaccattcatgagccctatttacttccatagtataccatataattttttcctactatggaagtgaatggggctcataatcagttttgtgttcatcagaaaacagacatttattttcgtgagtaaaagatgacagaatttttatttttgggtatatCCCTTTAACTTTTATAACGTAtaagataaaacattttattatgatTGTCCTGTTTTAGTGTATGATCTAATTTGTTCATTGCTCTTCAGGTAAAGCCTCTGGGAGGCAGGAGGGACGGGTCAGCATGGCAGGTGCCGGGGCAAACGCCTCTGCTAACCCTGCCTGTAAAATCATGACTTTCAGACCCACCATGGAGGAGTTTAAAGACTTCAACCAGTACTTGGTGTATATGGAGTCTCAGGGAGCTCATCGTGCCGGCCTAGCTAAGGTTGGGTTTTTGCAGTGAATgtatgttgtgtgtgtgagcgATACTTATGTTGTATAACATAGCTGCAGCCGTTAATAGCTGTGTCACATTTTTTGTGTACAGAAACATAGGTTGTGTCtgaaatcgcatactgtgacagtaggtactgaattagatgaagtacctacatatcgaccgttaaaacagtaggtactatacactcacctaaaggattattaggaacacctgttcaatttctcattaatgcaatggtgtgggggatgtttcttggcacactttaggccccttagtgccaactgggcatcgtttaaatgccatggcctacctgagcattgtttctaaccatgtccatccctttatgaccaccatgtactcatcctctgatggctacttccagcaggataatgcaccatgtcacaaagcttgaatcattacaaattggtttcttgaacatgacaatgagttcactgtactaaaatggcccccacagtcaccagatctcaacccaatagatcatctttgggatgtggtggaataggagcttcatgcccttacatcccacaaatcttcattaactgcaagatgctatcctataaGTATGGGccacatttctaaagaatgctttcagcaacttgttgaatcaatgccacgtagaattaaggcagttctgaaggcgaaagggggtcaaacacagtattagtatgatgttcctaataatcctttatatTATGAATTTGGCCGTACTACATctgccatgttgatacatcacatGACATATGCTAGTTGTTAACTGGAATGGCATTAAACAAGCGCAATTTAAACACaagggacagctgtttaatacatatatttgcatttgaataaaGCTGCGTTACCGCTTTCgggcatttttttaataaaacaactcTCCTACATCTTCTTCTTTGTTGGATAACTCCAGTCCTAGGGATCCCGATAGCAAAGTTTCCATTGAATGAACAATTCAGGATCTTGCCGGAAGTCGTAGGTCATTCGGGTACTTTTcacctactgtttttcgaatactgtGATTTCGGatatactactcgcctcgcctactgcttttcatCTACCATATAATATGGAAGTAGGCGATTTCGGACACAGCCATAGTATTTCTTGTTTGTGCACTTTGTGCTTGTTGCTGTACTTTACAATTTACGTTTTCAAAGTGGGCCAGTAGTTGAAAATCCATTTAAATTGAATAATACATGTAAAAGCCAATGATGTttgtattaaatataattttatattaaatgtaattttaatttcaaattagAGAACCACTTAAAGGATATAAGCTAActcaataaatatttaaatataaagcaaTAAAGGTATTTAAACAAACggtacatacagtaaatcatttCCATGCTTTTATTCGTCATTAGAAATTTACAATTTAGCATACTGTTTTTCATAAAGGTAAACGTGAGTATAACCACCCATGAATTAATGAAGCATAGTAACTCTTATTAGGTGAAGAGACAGATCTTTTTTAAACAGTTCACAAAAGAGACCGAAATATATTTTCTATTCACTCAAGTAATtttatttcagagcaattgttTGGAAGAATTAACCAAAGCACAATATAACCCCAAGATAAATTGTTTTTCTTGTAGGGGCATGGCGTCCATTTATGCTAATGAACCCCACGACTCCCCTCAGTTCAAACACTGCATGTGGAACAAAATTAATTCATCACTCCAAATACTTAAAGCCGATCTGAATTTTTTTGCAGGTTATTCCACCTAAGGGTTGGAAGCCACGCCAAAATTACGACGATATTGATGATTTTGTAATCCAAGCCCCTATACAGCAGATGGTGGCTGGCCAATCAGGACTCTTTACTCAGTACAACATCCAGAAGAAGCCTCTAACTGTGCAGGAGTTTCGGAGACTGGCCAACAGTGACATGTAAGTGACGCGCACCAAAATGCAACTGTTTGGATTGGAAGTAACATGCCACTATTCTACTCTTAACTACATTTAAAGGATGCAAATTAAGTTTGGCACATAATATGTTTTAGTGCATTTGCTGCTTTTATTTTTCCAGTCATATGCCAGAACCTATGAGCTAGGTTGTATTTGTATAAATGTAATTCATGTAATATTTAGGGGTGTAACAAGTTGCAGGTACCAGGTTTGTGTGCCTCAGTTCAAGTAGTTTATGATCAAATACTGTGTGCCATGCTAAATGCAGCTGTAAATGGCATTTTCTTTTGTGCTGTACTTTGTATTAAGTTTCCTTGAAATTATGGATTGTCTACAATTGTAAAGGCCATCAGGAGATGTGTGATTTACCTACTCAGGTACTGCACACCTCGATACCTGAACTATGAAGACCTGGAGAGGAAGTACTGGAAGAATCTGACGTTTGTCTCTCCCATCTATGGTGCTGATGTGAGCGGCACCTTCTACGATGAGGTGAGGATGCAGAATTTAAGAATAGtcttaaatagtttttaaataatgagTATGAATTTGTAATCATATATCTTTCTTCTGTTAAATTTACACTTGAATTAAAGATTTTTCATGCATGCATATATTTTAACAACTGTCCCCTTGAACTGAGCAACTTGTTGAAGTTATCAGATGTAAAAAACATGATGCTATAGTATATACTAAGGTTTTGAATGATTCTGTATAATTAAGTACTGTACAAATGCAATGTCCGATATATCCCGAAAATGAGTACAGTATCTTGTAACAGTAGTTGTGTGTATTGGTAAGTAGGTTGTAGTTGTGATTTTGTATACCTCTTGGATCTCAGGGCATTGATGAGTGGAATATTGGGCACTTGAACTCAATCTTGGATGTGATAGAGGAAGACTGCGGTGTGTCGATTCAGGGAGTAAACACACCATATCTGTACTTTGGCATGTGGAAGACCAGCTTTTCTTGGCACACAGAAGACATGGACCTCTACAGCATCAACTACCTGCACTTCGGCGAGCCCAAATCCTGGTAGGACACACTCATTGGATATGTATTTTAGAAATTATAGTCTTTACTTGATTTTCCAATTACTTTTGCCATTGAGCTTGtaacaaaaaaagttaaaaaactaaatatatgtCCTAATTCTGCAGGTATGCAATCCCTCCAGAGCAAGGGAAGAGATTAGAGCGTCTCTCTATAGGTAAAtatgtgctcctgtatagctcattGGAATAGCattgtgttaaaggaatagtctactcattttcaatattaaaatatgttattaccttaactaagaattgttgatacatccctctatcatctgtgtgcgtgcacgtaagcgctggagcgcgctgcgacgcttcgatagcatttagcttagcttagcttagcttttctaagcggatttaaaagaggattTATGGCGTagtagcacttttgggagtacttcgactcggcgcagtaacaccctccctctcccattatgagagtgagaaggggagcggacttttcaggcgagtcgaagtactcccaaaagtgctaccaCGCCACAAAACATAGCTCCTCCTccaaatccgcccagaaaagcgccacgCCCCATTTTGCACCACCAAAcctgctcgtataactactcgtcttaaataggaaaaacgttgatgtgtttggtcacttc
This region includes:
- the kdm4c gene encoding lysine-specific demethylase 4C isoform X4; this encodes MAGAGANASANPACKIMTFRPTMEEFKDFNQYLVYMESQGAHRAGLAKVIPPKGWKPRQNYDDIDDFVIQAPIQQMVAGQSGLFTQYNIQKKPLTVQEFRRLANSDMYCTPRYLNYEDLERKYWKNLTFVSPIYGADVSGTFYDEGIDEWNIGHLNSILDVIEEDCGVSIQGVNTPYLYFGMWKTSFSWHTEDMDLYSINYLHFGEPKSW